The DNA window ACACTACCTCGCGGCTCTCGATCGCGAACTCGACACCGATCCGACCGACACCGATTCGCCGTTCTGACGAGAAACCAGCACTCGCGCGCGACCACGGCTAGATGATCAGATTTCTACGGTTTCTCGTGATCGCCAACACTGGATCGAGAACTACGACCCAGCGACCAACACCTGCCACTTCAGCGAGTACTCGAAGGGGAACGTCCTCGAGGGCAAAGTCACGATCAAGAACTGCAATCCGCTGGTAGGCGATCGCAGTAGCCCGCGGAGGCAACCCAACCAAGCTGAACCCCGGAGGTAGCAGCCGCCGTTCAGCCCGAAGGCCGCGGGTGCTTCTGCGACACCCAGGCGGAAGCCGCTACCATGCGCGGCTTCGAAACCGCGAAGCGGAGAGGCCCTCCGAGCGGCCATCTTCCAACCCAACCCCTTTTCGAGGTCTTCAACATGAGCGAGCGCGATCCGGAAGGTCGCATCAGCGTCGAACAACGTGGGCATCTCCTCCTGATCGGCATCGACCGGCCGGAGAAGCGAAACGGCTTCACCCCACAGATGTGGGGCCAGCTGCGCGATGCCTACACCCGCCTCGACGAGGAGGAGGAGCTGCGCGTTGGGATCCTGTTCGGCCATGGCGAGCATTTCACGGCGGGCCTGGACCTTCCCAAGTGGCACGATCGCATGAAGGAGGCGGGCAGTGCACCGCGAGAATCGAACCGTGTGGATCCGGCCGGGCTCACGGGGCGCGCCTGCCGCAAGCCGATCGTCGTAGCTGTTCGGGGTATCACCTTTACTGCGGGAATCGAATACATGCTAGGTGCGGATATCGTCGTCGCCGCGGATGACTGTCGATTCTCCCAGCTGGAACCCAAACGCGGAATCATGGCGACGGGTGGCGCAACGATTCGCTTCGTCGAGCGTGGCGGTTGGGGGAACGCGATGTACCACCTGCTCGTGGTGGACGAGTTCGATGCAGCGGAAGCCCTGCGCTGCGGACTCGTCCAGGAAGTCGTACCCGCCGGAACTGAACTGGATCGCGCGATCGAATTGAGTGAGAAGATCGCGGCGCTCGCGCCCAAGGCCATCCAAGCGACCAAGGCCTCCTCCCGGCTCTACGCGCTCAAAGGCCAGGAGGCCGCCGTCGCAGAATTCCAGGAAACCCAACGCCGGCTCGCCAACACTGAAGATGCGGCCGAGGGCGTAGCATCCTTCGTCGAACGCCGAGACCCCGTTTTCAAGGGGAAGTAGATCGATAGCGAGGACAGGGTCTCTCAGTAGCTTTCAGCGTCGTTCTCGACGGCATCGGGCAGGGGCGGAACCG is part of the bacterium genome and encodes:
- a CDS encoding crotonase/enoyl-CoA hydratase family protein, with protein sequence MSERDPEGRISVEQRGHLLLIGIDRPEKRNGFTPQMWGQLRDAYTRLDEEEELRVGILFGHGEHFTAGLDLPKWHDRMKEAGSAPRESNRVDPAGLTGRACRKPIVVAVRGITFTAGIEYMLGADIVVAADDCRFSQLEPKRGIMATGGATIRFVERGGWGNAMYHLLVVDEFDAAEALRCGLVQEVVPAGTELDRAIELSEKIAALAPKAIQATKASSRLYALKGQEAAVAEFQETQRRLANTEDAAEGVASFVERRDPVFKGK